AGAACTGGTGGAAGTGGTCGGCGCCCACCATGACCAGGATGTCGGGCTCGGCCCGCGTCAGCGTCTCCCGATAGGCTTCGACCTTGCGCTTCCATTCCGCCGCCTGGGGGATCTGCTCCTCCACGGGCGCGGTCGTGGCCTTCAGATAGAAGGGGTGGTGGGTGGTGGCCAGGACGGCCGCCAGGGTGGCCATTGTTTCCTCTCCGCTTGCTTTTCTCGTTCACGCGATACTTTGGCGTCACGCGTTGTTCTGGGACTTCCAAGTTGTTCTTGTACTTCTTTGTACTTCTAAGGCGTTCTGGAACTTCTGAAGGGTCAGTCGACGGGTTCGGCCTGCCGGTGCCGGGCCGGCCATGCGCCGGGGCTGGCCGCCAGCGCCGTCCGGATGGCCGCGCCATTCTCGTTGACCGTGGGCGCGGCCTTCACCGCCGCCGCGCGCTCACCATCGAAGCTATAGGCCGGACGCACGGTCCGCGAGGCCCCTTCCACCCGCTGCGACACCGGCACGATCATGCCGAGATGGTTCACCTGCGGGTCATCCACCACATCGGGAATGGTGTTGATGGGGGCATAGGGCACGTCGAAGGCGGCGAAACGCTCCACCCAGGCGGCGCGGTCCTTCTGCCCGAACACGGCGTTCAGCGCCTCGGCCAGCTCCAGGTAATTGTCGATGCGCTTCTGGCGGATGGCAAAGCGCGGGTCGCTGGCGAGGTGCGCGGCGCCGGTGGCCTCCACCAGCGCGTCCCAGAACTTATCCAGCGAGGACAGATGGAAGGCGAACAGCTTCTCGTCCTTGCAGCGCACGATGAAGGCCTGCGCCAGCCGCGGCCGGTCGACGCCGGAGGGCAGTTCGCCGAGCGCGAAATAGCCCATGAAGGGCTCCACGGCGAAATGCATCATGGCTTCCAGCATGGAGATTTCCACCAGCCGCCCGCGCCCGGTGCGGCCGCGTTCCACCAGCGCGCCTGCAATGCCGAGCGCCGCATAGATGCCGGTGATGGCATCGGCCAGCGCCGGGCCGATGAAGCGCGGCTGCTCGGGATCTATGGCGACGGAAAGGAAGCCGCTGACCGCCTGGGCCACCGAGTCATAGACCGGGCGCTTGGCATAAGGTCCGTCCGGCCCGAAGCCGCTGATGGAGCAATAGACGAGGCGCGGGTTGATGGCCCGCAGCGTCTCATAGTCGGCGCCGATGCGGGCGGCCGCGCCGGGGCGGAAATTCTGGATATAGACGTCCGCTTCCCGGATCAGGTCATAGAAAACGGCGCGATCCGCCTCCACCTTCATGTCCAGGCCGATGCTGCGCTTGTTGCGGTTATAGGCCTGGAAATGGGCGCTGTAGAAGCCGCTCTTGAAGCTGCGATAGGGATCGCCATTGCCGGCGCTCTCCACCTTGATCACGTCCGCGCCGAGATCGGCCAGCATCATGCCGGCGCAGGGGCCGGTGATGAAGGTGCCCTGCTCGACGATGCGCACCTCGTTCAAAACCCCGAACATGGCAGCCCTCAATTCTCGTTGGCCACGAAGCCCTCGGGGGCCGGGCCGTCATAGCTGATGGCGGAGGCCGCCGCGTGGGACATCAGGAAACCGATGGGGTGCGTCTGCTCTTCCAGCAGGTGGCCGATGAGCCCGGCGGTGCGCGCCAGCAGCGGCACGCCGCGCAGCGCCAGCAGCGGATAGTCGGCATCCAGGAGCACGGCGGGAATGGCGGCCGAGATGTTCATGACCAGCGGGCGGTTCACGAGCTCAGGGAGCATGCGCTCCACCTCCAGGGCCACATGGCAATGGGCGCCGTGCAGGCCGAGTTCCCGGGCGATGGCGAAGAGGCGCAGCGCGCGGGGATCGCCGTCCTTGTGGAGCGGATGGCCATAGCCGGGAATGGCGCGCTTGGCGGCCCGGTAGGCCCGCACGGTCTTGGCGATGGCGTCCTCCAGCGAACCGCCCGAGGCCTTCTGCTCGTCGAGGATTTCGGCGAACAGGACCCCCGCCGTGGCCGAGGCGCCCAGGATGACCGAGCCGCAGCCCAGGAGGCCCGCCGCCACCGCCCCCTGGAGCGCCTCGGGCGCCGAGGCCAGCGTCATGCGCGCGGCCTGCACGGAGGGCACGAGGCCATGCTCGGCGATGGCCACCAGCGTGGCGTTGAGCATGGCTTCCTGGGCCGGGCTCGGCAATTGGCCGGTGATGAGCAGCCAAGTGTGGGCCGTGAAGCTGATGCGCCCGATGAGATCCTCAACCAGGTCGTGGCCCCGCACGATGATGGTCTGCGGATTTGAGCCCGAGATGGCGGTGGTGGGGGCAGTATCGGCACCGATTTTCAAAGCACGTCTCCCCGGCGGGATGCCTTCCCGCCACGTTGGTCACGGCCGCCGACGCCCTCGGACCCCAAGGGGCCGCAGGCGGATCTGAATCGGGATGGTCTGGGCGGCGTTTCCGTTATTTTTCGCTAGACGAAATTTTATTCGTACAAAGGGTGGAGCTTGCCTGCCAGACTGTCAAGCGAAACCTTCCCGCGCCTTTCTTCGCGATTGCAGCAAAATTGGCAGCAAAAGGCCGCGGCACGGCACGGGTTGACAGGCGGAACAGAATGCTCAATCTCGAAACAAATTTCGCCAGACGAAAATCTGGGATCAGCGAGGCGTGAGCGTGGACGGGGCGGGAAACGGGGCAGGCGATGGCAAGGAATTCGTCGAGGCGCTGGCGCGCGGCCTCGCCGTGCTGGAATGTTTCGACGACCTCAACCCGGAAATGTCGCTGACCGACGTGGCACGCCGCACGGGCCTTCGCCCCGCCACCGCCCGGCGCAGCCTCCATACCCTGGCGGCGCTCGGCTATGTGCGGGAGATCAACAAGCGTTATGTGCTGGCGGCCCGCGTGCTCACGCTGGGTGCCGCCTATCAGCGGGCCTCCCATGTGGACGAGGCGCTGATGCCCGAATTGCGGCGCCTGGTGAACCTGTTCGGCGATGCCTCCTCGGTGAGCGTGCTCGATGGGCCGGACATCCTCTATGTGGCCCATTGCTCCGAGCAGCGCGCGGCCCGGCCCATGGCGCGGGTGGGCGTCACCTATCCCGGTTATGCCACCTCCATGGGGCGCGTTTTGCTCTCGCGCATGCCGCAGGAGGCCATCGACATGTATCTGGCCCAGTTGCGCCCGGTGAAGCTGACCGAGCACACGGAAACCGACCCCACCCGCCTGCGCCAGATCCTCGCCGAGGCGCGCCAGCAGGGCTATGCGGTGGCGGTGGACCAATTGGATTATGGCGTCACGTCGCTCGCCATACCGGTCCGCGACCCGTCTGGCCGGGTGGTGGCCGCCATCAACAGCTCAGGCTATTCGGGCAAGATCACCGCCGAGCGCCTGGTGGCCGAGCGGCTGGCGGAATTGCAGGTGTCGGCCACCCGCATCACCCAGACCTTCAGCCGCTTCCCCGCCTTGCTGCATTCCCTGGTCTAGAACATTTCCGAGCGAAGGGGGCACCGGTTCGCGTGAAGGAAATGCGTTAAACCAAAGAGATAGATCGCGTCAGTGTTTCCATGAAACGCTGAAGCGATCTAGGCTGTCGCCTCCCGCCGGTCGCCGGCAGGGTCGATGGCCTGCCGCGGGCCACGCTGCGGGCGGGGCAAGAGCGCGGGCACGGGCTCGCGATCCCGCCGCCGCCGCGCAAGGAGGGGCCGGCGCCGCAGCGTTTCACCCGGGCATGGGGCGGAAGACATCCGGTCGCGTGGCGCACAAGTGCCCGGCCTCGGCCTGGATCATGTCCACCAGCACCGCCGCCGCCCGGGTCAGCGGCCGATCGCGGTGAGAGAACAGCCCGCGGGAGACCTCAAGGCCCTCCAGCCGGGCGCCGGAGAATTCCCGCAACTTCAGCTCCCGGTCGAGGGCGGACACCGGCGTTACGAAGTAGCCCGCCCCCGCCCGCACCGCCTCCCTGGCGAGGGAAAGCGAATCCACCTCCGCCACCACGTTCAGCCGGACCTGGTCCCTGTTCAGGTTCTTCTCCAGCAGCGTGCGCATGAAGCTGCCCACCACCAGCGGGAGCTTGTCGAGGCGGGCCGGGGACAGGGCCCCCTCCGGAAATGGCCAGTCCTGCGGACGCCCCACGAGCCACATGGATTCCCGGAACAACGGCCTCTGCACGAGGTCCGGATGGTGCGCCTCGCTGCTCATGATGCCGATGTCGATCTGGCCGGTGAGAAGGGACGTGCGCACCGCATTGGCGTAGTTCTCGTTCAATAGCAGCTTGATGCGGGGATAGCGCACGGTGCAGTCCGACAGGATACGGCCCACGAACAGGATGCCGATGGAGGGCGGAAAGCCCATGGCCACCGGCCCGGCCGGCTCGTCGCCCTGGAACCTCACCTCGGTTTCGAGCTGCTGGACGAGCCGCAGGATGACCTCGGCCCGCTCAAGCACCAGCCGCCCCGCCTCGTTGGGCTCCACGCCGCGCCGGTGGCGCATGAGGAGCGGTGAGCCGAGGCTCTCCTCCAGAAGCTGGATCCGGCGCGTGAGGGCCGGCTGTACCACGCCGAGCGAAGCGGCCGCCTTGGAGATGCTGCGCTGGCGCGCCGTCTCCACGAAGAAGCGCAGCGAAACCAGGTCCATGACGGGCGGTGCTTTCTGGTATGTCGATCTGGCATATTAGCCATCAAAACTATCTATTTTCAATATGTCACAATCGGCTTCATGCTTCCTCCATGCCGAGAAGGCACCGAGGCCCTGCGCCAAGACAGGGCAGAACGGGAGGAAATCATGCTGAAACGCCTCGTCCTCGCCGCCGCGGTGGCGGCCCTGCCGAGCCTCGCATGGGCCGCGGACGACTATCCCGCGCGCCCCATCGCCATCGTCGTTCCCAGCCAAGCGGGCGGCCTCAGCGACATCCTCGCACGCAAGGTGGCCGACAAGGCCGCCCCGGAGCTGCATGGCGTCATTATCGTCGACAACAAGCCCGGAGCGTCCGGTGCCATCGGGGGCAATTATGTCCGGCGTGCCGCGCCGGATGGCTACACCCTCCTCCTCGCCAATGGCGCCTCCCATGGGGCGCTGCCCTATTTGACCAAGACCCCGCCTTACGACCCGATCAAGGATTTCGTGCCCATAGCCCGCGTTGGCGAGACCCAGCTGGCGCTCGTCGCCTCCAAAAAGCTGCCGGTGAAGAATGCGCAGGACCTGCTCGCCTATGCCCGCAAGAATCCCGGAAAGCTGACCTATGGCACCTTCGGCCATGCCAGCGCCGGGCATCTCTTCGGCGAGGTGATGAAGAAGGAGAACGGCATCGAGATGGTGCACGTCCCCTACAAGGGCGAGGGCGCGGTGATGCAGGCGCTCATGGCCGGGGAAATCGACCTCGCCATGATCGTGTCCGCCAAGCCCTATGTGGACCAGGGACAGGTCACCCTCATCGGCATCACCAGCCCGGAGGGCGCGGCCGCCTATCCCGACTGGCCGACGCTCGCCTCCCAGGGCGTGAAGGGCTTCTCGCAGGCCCGCGGCTTCCAGGTCTTCCTCGCCCCCGTGGGAACGCCGCAGCCCATCATCGACAAGCTGGCCAATGCCTTCTCCGATGCGATCGCGGATCCCGCGCTTCGCAAGCAACTGCTCGACCTCGGCGTCAGCCCCGCGAGCGAGAAGCCGCAAGACGTTCCCGCCCTGTATCGCGAGCTGGTTAGCCAGTGGAAGGGCCTCGTGGAGAGTTCGGGCGTGAGCTCCGATTGAGTGTCCTCCCGCCAGGACGCGCGGCGGCCGCGCAGGGCGACCGCACACCATCAGCGGGCCATGGAGAGTGCCTTGTCCGACTTCATCATCACGCGTGACGTCGCCATCCCCATGGATGACGGCCTGGAACTGAAGGCCGACGTGTTCCGTCCGGACACGGACGCGCCCGTCCCTGTCATCATGACCCTCGGCCCCTATGGCAAGGGGGTGCGCTACCAGGACCACTACAAGGCCAGCTGGGATTTTCTCACCCGCGCACACCCCGATCTGCTCGCCGGCTCACAGCATCGCTGGCTGACTTGGGAGACCGTCGATCCGGAGATCTGGGTGCCATGGGGCTATGCGGTGGTGCGGGTGGATTCCCGCGGGGCCGGACGCTCGCCGGGATATCTCGACATCCTCTCCCCCCGCGAAACCCTGGACTATTACCATGCGATCGAATGGGCGGGGACGCAGCCCTGGTCCAACGGAAAAGTGGGGCTGAACGGCATTTCCTACTATGCCATCAACCAGTGGCACGTGGCGGCGCTCCAGCCGCCGCACCTCGCCGCCATGGTGCCGTGGGAGGGCGCGGCTGACGCCTATCGGGACTTCTTCCGCCACGGCGGCATTCTGTCCAACAGGTTTCTGGAAACCTGGTATCCGCGCCAGATCCTCTCGGTCCAGCATGGCAATCCCAATGGGCCGGCGGACCCTTGGATGGGGGCGCCAGCCACTGGCCCCGAACGGCTTTCGGAGGCAGAGCTTCACGCCAATCGCATGGCCACCCTTGCCAATGTGCGGGCTCGGGAAATGGACGACGCCTGGTATCGCGCCCGCTCGCCCGATTGGAGCCAGGTGGTCACCCCCTTCCTCAGCGCCGCCAACTGGGCGGGCTTTGGCCTGCATCCGCGCGGAAACTTCACCGCCTTTGCCGAGGCCGCCTCACCTCAGAAGTGGCTGGAAGGCCATCCTGGCCGCCACGAGGAGTGGTTCTATCTGGACTATGGGATGGAGCTTCAGAAGCGCTTCTTCGACCATTTCCTGAAGGGCGAGGACAATGGCTGGGACCGCGAGGCGCGCGTGTGGCTGCATCTGCGGCGCCCCTTCAGCCGCGCGTTCGAGCTGCGCAAGGAAGAGGAGTGGCCGCTGGCCCGGACTTCATGGACCCGGCTGCACCTCGACGCGGCGACCGGGGGCCTGTCCTGGACGCCGCCCGAGGCGCCCGCCTCGGCCTCCTTCGAGGCCGCGTCCGAGGGCCTGTGCTGGATGTCGGCGCCGCTCGACCAGGAGGTGGAGTTGACCGGCCCCCTGGCGCTGAAGGTGCACCTTTCCTCGTCGACGGCGGACGCTGATCTTTTCGCCACCGTGCGGGCTTTCTCGCCCGAGGGGGTGGAAGTGGCGTTTCCCGGGACGGTGGACCCGCACACGCCATTGGCTCAGGGCTGGCTGCGCGCCTCGCATCGCAAGCTGTGCCCGGAGCGCTCGCGTCCCTATCAGCCCTATCACACGCACGACGACAAGCAGCCGCTCAGGCCCGGTGAAATATATGAACTGATGGTGGAAATCTGGCCCACCTGCATCATCCTGCCGGCCGGCTTCCGGCTCGCCTTGGATGTGCGCGGCGCAGATTTCCAGCGGCCACCTGACCCGGACAACCCCTCCGCCTATCGTGGTTCCGGCCCCTGGCTACACGATGACCCCCTGGACCGCCCCGCGAGCCTCTTTGGGGGGACGACGACCCTCCATACAGGGCCCGGGCGGGAGGCGTTTCTCCTTCTGCCGGTCATTCCCCCGCGCCCTGCCTAGACTGCGCGGACCGTCGCGGCGGGCCGCTGCGGCCCTGACGGGCGGGGGCGTCATGCCGCAAGCCGCGCCGGACGTGCCATTGTTGCAGTCGCGCAGCTTATGTATTTTGGCCCCCGCTCAGGGAGCCGATAATGAACGTGGAAGACCTCTACCGCCTGCTTCGCAACAGCCACGTTCAAGCACAGAGCATCGTCGATACGGTGAGCGACCCTCTGCTTGTGCTCGATGAAAACTTGCGCGTGGAAAGCGCCAGCCGGGCCTTTTTCAATACCTTTCAAGTGGACAGGTTCGAGACAGTGGGCCAACTTCTCTATGAGCTGGGCAATGGACAGTGGGACATTCCGGAACTGCGGCAACTGCTTCAGGACGTGGTGCCCCGGAGCGCCGCGCTGATCAACTACAAGGTGGAGCACGCTTTCCCCCATCTCGGCCGGCGGGTCATGCTGCTGTCCGCACGGACACTGTTTCATCCAGACAAGAAGAGCCACACCTTCCTCCTCTCCATTGTCGACGCCACCGAGCAGCACCGCCGCGATGCCGCCAAGGACCTCCTCTTGCGGGAGATACACCACCGCATGAAGAACCTGTTCGCCGTGATCGCCTCCCTGGGCCGCCAGGCCCCGACCGAAGGCGTCACTGCGGAGGCGTTCCGGGACGCCTTTATGGGGCGCGTTGGTGCATTGGTCGAAGCCCATGAACTGGCTTTTTCCGATCAGGATGTCGCCTTGCCGTCCGTGATCACGCGCATCCTGGCGCCTTACCCCATCCGCGAGGGAGGGGTGGAGATCGAGGATGGCCCGGCCATCGTGCTGTGGCCGCAGGCGATTCAGGCCTTGAGCCTGATCCTGCACGAACTGGCCACCAATGCCGTCAAGTATGGGGCACTCTCCAACGGAGAGGGCCGGATCAGGATCGGCTGGCGCCGGGATGAAGAAGCGGGCCTTTTGAGGCTTGGCTGGCAGGAAAGCGGGGGACCGCCCGTGGCCTCCAAGCCGGCCCGGGGCTATGGTTCGCAACTGATGGAGGCGAGCGCCACCCAAGGCCTTGGCGGGCGGGTGGAGTTCGGCTTTGCGCCGGAAGGCCTGCGGGTGGAGATCATCGCCCCGCTCGGGAGCCTGGACGGGTCCAGCTAGCTGCTCCGCCCGGTGCGGACGGGCTTTCGCGCGAATGCCGGCTGGCATCCGGCGACCTGCGGCGGGAACTTGATGGGCGCTGGATGACTCGACCCTCCTGAAGCCACAGGAGGACGACATGCCTGACGATCACCGCCGCCAAACCGGCATCCGCACGCCGGGCACCACCCGCGATGGGCATCGCGCTCCCGCCGCCGCACCGGCAGAGGCCCGGCCCGGTGACGAGGCCGCGCCGGGAACCCCGGGCACCGGCGAGGGCCTGTGCCCCGACTGCGGCGGGCGGGGCAGTATCGACGGGCACCCCTGTCCAGCTTGCGGCGGCACCGGCATCGTCGTCCTGGGCGTTGGTGGCGCCTGACCGGACGGGAGCTGGCCATGAACCATCCGATGCCGCGCGATCCCGCCTCGGTGCGGAACGCTCGGCGCTCTCAGGCGTTTGCCAAGAGGGGCTTGAGGTTGGCCGCGGACCGGCAGAGTGAAGAGGACCCAGAGGAAAGACCATGAGAACAGCCATCCTCGCGGCCCTGCTGACGGCCATCTGCCTTCCGGCGGCGGCGCAGGAGGTCAATGCCCTTCAGCTCAATTGCGCGCAGGCGCGGGGATGGGTCAATGCCCATGGTGCGGCGCTCATTCGCACCAGCCCCTCCACCTTCGATCGCTACGTCCGCGACCGGGGGTTCTGCGTGCCGCCGGAGGACGTGCAGCCCGAATGGATCCGCACCCGCGACGTGGCCCAGTGCTTCGTCGGCTATACCTGCTTCGACCCCTCGCGGGACCGCTCGCCCCGCTGAGCCGGGAAACAGGGCACGAAAAGGGCAACAGAGACGGGGGGAAGAACCATCAAGGAGGCAAAATGTGTGGCATTTGCGGTGAGGTGAACCGGGACGGCGCCGTGCGCATGCGCGTGCTGGAGGACATGGCCGATCCCCTCACGCCCCGCGGCCCCGACGGGGCCGGCGTCTTCGCCCAAAACGGGATCGGACTGGCCCATCGCCGCCTGTCCATCCTCGACCTGAAGGCCACCTCGCAGCAGCCCATGGTGGACCCGGACCTTGGCCTCGCCATCGCGTTCAACGGCTGCATCTACAATTTCCGCGACCTGCGCCAGGAATTGACCGCGAAGGGCTATCGCTTCTTCTCGCAGGGCGACACCGAGGTGATCCTGAAGGCCTATCATGCCTGGGGCGCGGACGCGGTGAAGCGCCTCCAGGGCATGTTCGCCTTCGCCATCTGGGAAATGTGGACGGGCCGCGTGGTGCTGGCCCGCGACCGGCTGGGCATCAAGCCGCTCTATCTGGCGCAGGTGGGCGCGTCCTTGCGCTTCGCCTCCACCTTGCCGGCGCTGCTGGCCGGGGGCGGGGTGGACACCGCCATCGATCCGGTGGGCCTCCATCATTATATGAGCTTCCACAGCGTGGTGCCGGCCCCTCACACGCTCTTTCGCGGCGTGCGCAAACTGCCGCCGGCCACCGTCCTGACGCTGGAGCCCGATGGCCGGCGCCATGAGCACGTCTATTGGTCGGTGCGCATGGGCGAGGGCTTCGATGCCGCCGAGATGGGCGAGGAGGAATGGCGGGAGACGCTCACCCAGGCGCTCCAGACGGCGGTGGAACGCCGCGCCGTTTCCGACGTGCCCATCGGCGTGCTCCTCTCCGGCGGGGTGGACAGTTCGCTGCTCGTTGCGCTGCTGGCGCGGCTCGGTCATTCCGACATCCGCACCTTCTCGGTGGGGTTTGAGAGCGTGAACGGCCTCAAGGGCGACGAGTTTGAATATTCCGACCTCATCGCCCGCACCTATGGCACCGACCACCAGCGCATCGTGATCCCGCAGGAACGGGTGCTGGAGGCGCTGCCCGGCGTCATCGGCGCCATGTCCGAGCCCATGATGAGCCACGATTGCGTCGGCTTCTATCTGCTGGCGCAGGAGGTGGCGCAGCATGTGAAGGTGGTGCAGAGCGGGCAGGGGGCGGACGAGACCTTCGCGGGCTATCACTGGCACGAAAAGATGCTCACCTCCGCCGATCCGGTGGCCGACTATGCCGCGCTCTATTTCGACCGCGACCACGACGAGATGGCCAAGGCGCTCTCTCCGGACCTCCTGGGCGCCGACCATAGCCGGGCCTTCGTGGAGGCGTTCTTTGAACGCTGCGGCGAGACCTCGCCCATCAACAAGACGCTGCAGATCGACACCGAGATCATGCTGGTGGACGATCCCGTCAAGCGCGTCGACAACATGACCATGGCCTTCGGCCTCGAAACCCGCGTGCCTTTCCTCGACCACGAGATGGTGGAGCTGGCGGCGCGCATTCCCTCCGAGCTGAAGGTGCAGTCGGGCGGCAAGCACATCCTGAAGGAGGCCGCCCGGCGCATCCTGCCGGCGGAGGTGGTCGACCGGCCAAAGGGCTATTTCCCCGTGCCCGCGCTCAAATACATTCGCGGGCCCTATCTCGACTTCGCCCGGGACGTGCTGAACCAGGAGGCGGCCCGCACGCGCGGGATCTTCCGGCGCGATTATGTGGACCGCCTGCTGGCCGATCCCGAGGGGAATCTCACGGCCAAGGGTCATTCCAAGCTCTGGCAGGTGACCGTCCTGGAGCACTGGCTCCAGACCCACGCGGCGTGACGGGGCGCCGGCCGCGACCATTCGTAAAGGAGGAGGATGCATGTGCCGGTGGATGGCCTATTCGGGCGAACCCATTGCACTCGACCGCTATGTGACGCGCTCGTCCCATTCCTTGGTGGTGCAGAGCCAGAAGGCGCTGGAATCCACCATGGCTATGAACGGCGACGGCTTCGGCCTCGGCTGGTATGACGATCTGCCGGACCCGGGGGTCTACCGGGAGATCCGGCCGGCCTGGTCGGACGAGAATCTGCGTTCCCTCAGCCGGCATCTGCGCTCGCGGCTGTTCTTCGCCCATGTGCGCGCCGCCACCGGCACGCCGGTCACGCGGCCCAATTGCCACCCCTTCGCCTATGGCCGCTGGCTGTTCATGCACAACGGGTATCTCGCCAACTGGATCGCGCTCCGCCGCACCGTGGAAGGCATGATCCCCGACGAGATGTATGGCGCGCGGGCCGGCTCCACCGATTCCGAGGCGCTGTTCCTGGCGCTCATGGGGCAGGGGCTGGCGGAGGATGCGGAGCCGAACCCGGTTGCGGCGGTGGGGCGGTTCCTGGCGCGTGTGGCGGAACTGGCGGGGTCGGACCCGTTCCTCTTCACCGCCGCGCTGTCGGACGGCGTGCATCTCTACGCCTTCCGCTATGGGGTCAATGCGCGGCCGAATTCGCTCTATTACCGCGCCGCCCAGAACGGTGTCCTCATCGCCTCCGAGCCACTGGACGATGACCGCTCCACCTGGATCGAGGTGCCGCCGCAATCGGCGCTGTGCGCCCCGTCCGGCGGCCCCGTCTCGGTGCTGCCACTGGCGGCGTGAGGGGATCCGCCTCTAAACTCCCGCGCCCCGCGCGTGGATCAGCAGCAGGATCTCATAGGCGAGATAGGCGGCCAGATGCGCCGCCATGCCCTGCACATCATGGCCGGGGCTCACCGTATTGATGTCCACGGCGACGATGTTCAGCCCGGACAGGCCGCGCAGCAAGTGCAGCCCCTCCCGCGCCGAGAAGCCGCCCCAGGTGGGCGTGCAGACGCCCGGCGCCACGGAGGGGTCGAAGGAATCCATGTCCCAGGACAGATAGACCGGCCGGCCCCCCATCACCTCGTGCAGTTCGGCGAGCACATCCGCCTCGCCCCGCCGCACATAGTCGGTCATGGTGATGATGTTGTAGCCGAGGCTGCGGGTGTGGTCGGCGACCCCCGGCCGGTAGGTGGAGCCGCGCACCCCCACATGGTAGGAGGCGCTGGCCGAGACCCGCTGCTCCAGCGCCACATGGCTGAACTGGCTGGCGGCGTCATAGGGGTGTTCCGGGTTCACCGGGTGGCAGTCGGTGTGGCTGTCCACATGGAGCACGCACAGGTCCGGCCACAGCCGCGCGGCGGCGCGCACCAGCGGGACGGAGACCGACCCGTCGCCGCCGAAGCCGACCACGGTGGCCCCGGTGGAGGCGATGCGGAAGGCGGCCTCCTCGATGCGCGCGAAGGCGTCCTCGATGCGGCCGGGGGTGAGGGTGACGTCGCCGCAATCCACCAGCCCCAAGGCTTCGCGCACGTCGAAGTCGGCCCGCTCGCTCTCATAGGGCCGCACGAGAGCGGATTGCTCGCGGATGGAGCGCGGCCCTTCCCGCGAGCCGATGCGGAAGGGATGGGTGCCGCAATCGAAGGGCACACCGAGAATGGCCGCCTTAGCGCCTGTGGCATCACCCGCCCAGGGCACGCCCATGAAGCCGGCGCCCTGGTGCATGAGGGCGGCGCTGCTCATTTCCGAGGGTTTCATGACAGGGGGCTTTCCTGCGCGAGAAAGTCGAAGGCTGTGAGCGTGTGCACCTTCGCCACCGCCACCAGTTCGTCGACGAGAATGTATTCGTCGGGCGCGCCCATGTTGAACGGCGTGCAGCCGAAGACCACGCTGGGAATGCCGAACATGCGGTAGATGCGGGCGTCCGAGGCCCCCACCCGCATGTTGCTGACCGGCGGTGCGCCGAACACGCGGGCGGCGGCGTCCACCGTGCGCGTCACGATCTCATGGCCGGGCGAGGTGTAGCTTGCCGGATAGGCGCGGATGATGCGCCAGGTGACGCCCTCAAGGCCATCGAGCCCGGCATGAAGGGCGTCTTCCACCGCCTCCAGCGTCACGCCTACGGGAATGCGGATGTCGGCGGCGGCGGTGGCGGCGGCCGGCACCAGGTTCGGCGAAATGCCGCCCTGGACGGTGCCGATATTCACCGTCACCCGCTGGAGCGTCGCCGCCTCGCCCGCGCCGGACAAAGGCTCGGAGACGGGCTTCGCCGCCGCGATGGCGGCGCTCACCTCCGCGGGGGCCGTCACGGGCAGGTCTTCCAGGCGCTTCAGGGCATCCAGCGCGTCGCGCAGGCGGTCGATGGCGTTTTCGCCCTTATGCACATGGGCGCCATGGGCGGGCTGTCCCTCAGCCTCGATCTCCACCCAGCACAGGCCCTTCTCGCCGAAGCGCACCACGGTGGGCGAACCCACGTCGCCGCACAGCATGGCATCGCCCGCGGCTTCCGGCACGTTCTCCAGCAGCCAGCGGGAGCCAAGGGAACCCATGTTTTCCTCATCGCCCGCCAGCGTCACCACCAAGTCGCCCGACCAGTGGTCTTGATGGCCGGCGAGGATGCGGGCCGCCAGCAGGGAAGAGGCGATGCCCGCCTTCATGTCGGAGA
This genomic interval from Aquabacter sp. L1I39 contains the following:
- a CDS encoding CocE/NonD family hydrolase, which encodes MSDFIITRDVAIPMDDGLELKADVFRPDTDAPVPVIMTLGPYGKGVRYQDHYKASWDFLTRAHPDLLAGSQHRWLTWETVDPEIWVPWGYAVVRVDSRGAGRSPGYLDILSPRETLDYYHAIEWAGTQPWSNGKVGLNGISYYAINQWHVAALQPPHLAAMVPWEGAADAYRDFFRHGGILSNRFLETWYPRQILSVQHGNPNGPADPWMGAPATGPERLSEAELHANRMATLANVRAREMDDAWYRARSPDWSQVVTPFLSAANWAGFGLHPRGNFTAFAEAASPQKWLEGHPGRHEEWFYLDYGMELQKRFFDHFLKGEDNGWDREARVWLHLRRPFSRAFELRKEEEWPLARTSWTRLHLDAATGGLSWTPPEAPASASFEAASEGLCWMSAPLDQEVELTGPLALKVHLSSSTADADLFATVRAFSPEGVEVAFPGTVDPHTPLAQGWLRASHRKLCPERSRPYQPYHTHDDKQPLRPGEIYELMVEIWPTCIILPAGFRLALDVRGADFQRPPDPDNPSAYRGSGPWLHDDPLDRPASLFGGTTTLHTGPGREAFLLLPVIPPRPA
- a CDS encoding class II glutamine amidotransferase; amino-acid sequence: MCRWMAYSGEPIALDRYVTRSSHSLVVQSQKALESTMAMNGDGFGLGWYDDLPDPGVYREIRPAWSDENLRSLSRHLRSRLFFAHVRAATGTPVTRPNCHPFAYGRWLFMHNGYLANWIALRRTVEGMIPDEMYGARAGSTDSEALFLALMGQGLAEDAEPNPVAAVGRFLARVAELAGSDPFLFTAALSDGVHLYAFRYGVNARPNSLYYRAAQNGVLIASEPLDDDRSTWIEVPPQSALCAPSGGPVSVLPLAA
- a CDS encoding PAS domain-containing sensor histidine kinase → MNVEDLYRLLRNSHVQAQSIVDTVSDPLLVLDENLRVESASRAFFNTFQVDRFETVGQLLYELGNGQWDIPELRQLLQDVVPRSAALINYKVEHAFPHLGRRVMLLSARTLFHPDKKSHTFLLSIVDATEQHRRDAAKDLLLREIHHRMKNLFAVIASLGRQAPTEGVTAEAFRDAFMGRVGALVEAHELAFSDQDVALPSVITRILAPYPIREGGVEIEDGPAIVLWPQAIQALSLILHELATNAVKYGALSNGEGRIRIGWRRDEEAGLLRLGWQESGGPPVASKPARGYGSQLMEASATQGLGGRVEFGFAPEGLRVEIIAPLGSLDGSS
- a CDS encoding N-acetylglutaminylglutamine amidotransferase, producing the protein MCGICGEVNRDGAVRMRVLEDMADPLTPRGPDGAGVFAQNGIGLAHRRLSILDLKATSQQPMVDPDLGLAIAFNGCIYNFRDLRQELTAKGYRFFSQGDTEVILKAYHAWGADAVKRLQGMFAFAIWEMWTGRVVLARDRLGIKPLYLAQVGASLRFASTLPALLAGGGVDTAIDPVGLHHYMSFHSVVPAPHTLFRGVRKLPPATVLTLEPDGRRHEHVYWSVRMGEGFDAAEMGEEEWRETLTQALQTAVERRAVSDVPIGVLLSGGVDSSLLVALLARLGHSDIRTFSVGFESVNGLKGDEFEYSDLIARTYGTDHQRIVIPQERVLEALPGVIGAMSEPMMSHDCVGFYLLAQEVAQHVKVVQSGQGADETFAGYHWHEKMLTSADPVADYAALYFDRDHDEMAKALSPDLLGADHSRAFVEAFFERCGETSPINKTLQIDTEIMLVDDPVKRVDNMTMAFGLETRVPFLDHEMVELAARIPSELKVQSGGKHILKEAARRILPAEVVDRPKGYFPVPALKYIRGPYLDFARDVLNQEAARTRGIFRRDYVDRLLADPEGNLTAKGHSKLWQVTVLEHWLQTHAA